The following are from one region of the Romeriopsis navalis LEGE 11480 genome:
- a CDS encoding WecB/TagA/CpsF family glycosyltransferase, whose product MLESSVNPPLSTGELPQFKEVVLMDTRFHQLTVQQLIDYVTRAAKLPQKTVVGHVNIRGMNFAAGIPWYRQFLNRADLVFCDGFGVLLGAKLKGYKLCNCHRMTCPDYIEDLALACEQQQVSLFLLAGQPGITDQAIAKLTTIAPNLQVAGHHGHFAKTGAENAAVVEQINQFNPDVLYIGFGMPLQERWIKENYDQVNTRVFLPLGACLDFYTGSVARGPQWMTNFGLEWLSRLVVEPKRLWRRYLIGNPLFYSRVLVDVVRHRLGRSRR is encoded by the coding sequence ATGTTGGAATCATCTGTAAATCCCCCACTTTCGACGGGGGAGTTGCCGCAGTTTAAGGAAGTGGTGTTGATGGACACGCGGTTTCATCAACTCACGGTGCAGCAACTGATTGACTATGTGACGCGGGCCGCAAAATTGCCGCAGAAGACGGTTGTGGGTCACGTGAATATTCGTGGAATGAATTTTGCGGCGGGGATTCCGTGGTATCGCCAGTTTTTGAATCGCGCCGATCTCGTATTTTGTGATGGATTTGGCGTGTTGCTTGGGGCAAAGCTCAAGGGTTATAAGCTGTGTAACTGTCATCGCATGACTTGTCCTGACTATATTGAAGATCTGGCATTGGCCTGTGAGCAGCAGCAGGTTTCGCTATTTTTGCTGGCGGGGCAACCCGGAATTACGGATCAGGCGATCGCGAAATTAACGACGATCGCGCCGAATTTGCAGGTGGCTGGACACCACGGGCATTTTGCCAAAACGGGCGCTGAAAATGCCGCAGTGGTTGAGCAGATTAATCAGTTCAATCCGGATGTGCTGTACATCGGATTTGGCATGCCGTTACAGGAGCGCTGGATCAAGGAAAATTATGATCAGGTGAATACGCGCGTGTTTTTGCCTTTGGGCGCTTGCCTTGATTTTTATACGGGATCGGTGGCCCGTGGCCCGCAGTGGATGACAAATTTTGGGTTGGAATGGCTGAGTCGATTGGTCGTGGAGCCGAAGCGCTTGTGGCGACGTTACCTGATTGGGAATCCACTATTTTACAGTCGAGTATTAGTCGATGTGGTGCGACATCGTTTAGGTCGATCGCGGCGTTAA
- a CDS encoding matrixin family metalloprotease, translating into MRRQQFSLKPINHRSQRYRRLVILFCLGWLLVFGLAGSSQAQQLPDLQVYPLPPSLAKVAPGANYGDQLRQTPVGSLRWSQFPITVAIDLADSRAPREAIWLKAVRQAISEWHAYLPLVETDNLERANIIVRRSTVPIRRDQNGKLLRIRAAETRFDFFVDPDQYLRHRMTIYLSPNQADGVLITTARHEMGHALGIWGHSDRPTDVMYFSQVAQTVGITPRDIRTLRQVYQQSTRLGGKLITAEKPARSH; encoded by the coding sequence ATGCGACGCCAGCAATTCTCCCTCAAACCCATAAATCACCGATCGCAGCGCTACCGACGATTGGTGATTTTGTTTTGTCTGGGATGGCTATTGGTATTTGGATTAGCCGGGTCAAGCCAAGCACAGCAGTTGCCCGACTTGCAAGTCTATCCATTACCCCCGTCCTTAGCCAAGGTCGCGCCAGGTGCAAATTATGGCGATCAGCTCCGGCAAACACCGGTTGGCAGTTTGCGCTGGTCGCAGTTTCCCATCACGGTGGCGATCGACTTAGCCGATTCCCGCGCCCCCCGCGAGGCGATCTGGCTCAAGGCAGTGCGACAAGCAATCAGTGAGTGGCATGCCTATTTGCCATTGGTTGAAACAGATAACCTTGAGCGCGCGAATATCATTGTGCGGCGATCAACTGTGCCGATTCGCCGCGATCAAAACGGCAAACTCCTGCGCATTCGGGCCGCCGAGACCCGCTTTGACTTCTTCGTTGATCCAGATCAATACTTACGCCACCGGATGACGATTTACTTGAGTCCAAATCAAGCCGATGGCGTCCTGATCACCACGGCCAGACATGAAATGGGCCATGCTTTAGGCATTTGGGGACATAGCGATCGACCCACGGATGTGATGTATTTCTCCCAGGTCGCACAGACCGTCGGCATCACGCCGCGGGACATCCGCACCTTGCGGCAGGTATACCAGCAGTCCACCCGATTGGGCGGCAAATTAATTACGGCCGAAAAACCCGCGCGATCGCATTGA
- the secG gene encoding preprotein translocase subunit SecG translates to MTPYFLVKALWTFSCVSLVVLVLLHSPKGDGLGGLGGQAQLFTSSKSAEKTLNQTTWVLVTMFIALTTVLSAGWVK, encoded by the coding sequence ATGACTCCATATTTTCTAGTTAAAGCACTTTGGACTTTTTCTTGCGTGTCTTTGGTCGTGCTGGTTCTCCTGCACAGTCCCAAGGGTGACGGCTTAGGTGGTTTGGGTGGCCAAGCTCAATTATTTACGAGCAGTAAGAGTGCGGAAAAAACACTCAACCAAACGACTTGGGTCTTGGTGACTATGTTTATTGCCTTGACGACAGTATTGAGTGCCGGTTGGGTTAAGTAA
- the gpmI gene encoding 2,3-bisphosphoglycerate-independent phosphoglycerate mutase, whose product MAQMPISPVVLIILDGWGEREETDGNAVAAANLPIMNSLKQVYPNTKIKTSGRDVGLPDGQMGNSEVGHLNLGAGRVVPQELVRISDAVEDNSLFRNARLVEICQTVHERGSKLHLVGLCSDGGVHSHIDHLIGLIDLAKLQGIGEVCLHLITDGRDTSPQNGVKYIERVQEHINRVGIGRIVTVSGRYYAMDRDRRWDRVKTAYDVMTQDAITSDKSATEVLQATYADGKSDEFVQPVRLAPGVVAAGDGVIFFNFRPDRARQLTQAFVDPKFDGFECDAIQPLEFVTFTQYDGSLPVKVAFEPQKLDNILGEVISKKGLKQFRTAETEKYAHVTYFFNGGLEDVFPGEDRELVNSPMVATYDESPAMSAMAVTKAALKAIRKREYSLIVMNYANPDMVGHTGNIDATVTALETVDKCVGQLLEGISQAGGTALITADHGNAEQMWDENGNPWTAHTTNEVPLILVEGEGAKIPGHGTEVQLRANGCLADIAPTILEILRINQPAEMTGESLIVTAEYDAKANRTPVKIGR is encoded by the coding sequence ATGGCACAGATGCCGATTTCACCTGTGGTACTGATTATCCTCGACGGCTGGGGAGAGCGCGAGGAAACTGATGGGAATGCGGTTGCTGCAGCTAATCTGCCAATTATGAATAGCCTGAAGCAAGTGTATCCCAACACTAAAATTAAGACATCCGGACGCGATGTGGGTCTGCCCGACGGGCAAATGGGAAATTCCGAGGTAGGGCACTTAAACTTGGGCGCCGGCCGGGTCGTACCGCAGGAATTAGTGCGCATCTCCGATGCCGTAGAAGATAATTCGTTATTTCGCAATGCCCGCTTGGTCGAGATTTGCCAGACTGTCCATGAGCGGGGCTCGAAGTTGCATCTCGTGGGCCTCTGCTCCGATGGCGGCGTCCATTCGCATATTGACCATCTCATCGGCTTAATTGACCTAGCCAAGTTGCAAGGCATTGGAGAAGTCTGCCTGCACTTGATCACGGATGGCCGCGATACGTCACCGCAAAACGGCGTGAAATATATTGAACGGGTGCAAGAGCATATCAATCGGGTCGGCATCGGCCGGATTGTCACGGTCAGTGGACGCTACTATGCCATGGACCGCGATCGCCGTTGGGATCGGGTCAAAACCGCTTATGACGTGATGACGCAAGATGCCATCACATCAGACAAATCCGCCACTGAAGTACTGCAAGCGACCTATGCTGATGGCAAAAGCGATGAGTTTGTTCAACCGGTACGCTTAGCACCCGGCGTGGTCGCCGCTGGCGACGGTGTGATTTTCTTCAACTTCCGCCCCGATCGCGCACGGCAATTAACGCAAGCATTTGTCGATCCCAAATTTGATGGGTTTGAATGCGATGCAATTCAGCCCTTGGAATTTGTCACCTTCACGCAGTACGACGGTTCGCTACCGGTGAAGGTCGCATTCGAGCCACAAAAACTCGACAATATTTTGGGCGAAGTCATTTCTAAAAAAGGATTGAAGCAGTTCCGGACAGCGGAGACCGAGAAATATGCCCATGTCACTTACTTCTTCAATGGGGGACTAGAGGACGTATTTCCCGGTGAGGATCGTGAGCTGGTCAATAGCCCCATGGTCGCAACCTATGATGAAAGTCCGGCCATGTCGGCGATGGCGGTCACCAAGGCCGCGCTCAAAGCGATCCGCAAACGTGAGTATTCACTCATCGTGATGAACTACGCAAATCCTGATATGGTCGGCCATACCGGGAATATCGACGCGACCGTGACCGCCTTGGAAACGGTGGATAAATGTGTGGGCCAATTACTGGAGGGAATTTCCCAAGCCGGGGGCACGGCGCTGATTACGGCGGATCATGGCAATGCCGAGCAAATGTGGGATGAGAATGGCAATCCCTGGACGGCCCATACCACCAATGAAGTGCCGTTAATTTTGGTCGAAGGCGAAGGCGCGAAAATTCCGGGTCATGGCACCGAAGTCCAACTGCGGGCTAACGGTTGTTTGGCGGATATTGCACCGACGATTTTGGAAATTCTCAGGATCAATCAGCCCGCCGAAATGACCGGGGAATCACTGATTGTCACAGCCGAATATGATGCGAAAGCGAATCGCACACCCGTGAAAATTGGCCGCTAG
- a CDS encoding potassium transporter TrkG encodes MTVSRTICLGFLAVILVGTLLFTSPLTIANATSDGATAQMIEASGDFLTSLRIALYTGTSAVCVTGLSLVDVGKYFNLFGQIILILLVQIGGLGYMTATTVILLVLRRRLNLRDKVAIQQSLDATGLSGLSNIVRSIIATTLFFEITGAIFLFGFFLDPTNLPADVSKLPTFIQNGDYTPLKALWLAVFHSVSAFNNAGFSLFADNLGSFTRSGPISLIVTLLFVFGGIGYQAIMEMFMWLKHHLSQQPGRFAFSLNFKVAMMTMLGLLSFGTLGFLLIESQNPATMLPLNGGERLVAAWFQSATTRTAGFNTIDIGNMTTTGLFFTLMMMFIGANPGSTGGGIKTTTFYVLLKTTLAVLKGEERVLSYQRRIPPGLIFKAIAVVVGSGLMVLLSTVLLTLTDAKLAQGNFVGVFFEVVSAFATVGLSQIGSSTFSPAGQFVIIWTMYVGRVGVLMLMGAILGDPKPSFVKYPEENMLVG; translated from the coding sequence ATGACCGTTTCTCGGACAATTTGCCTCGGGTTTCTTGCCGTCATCTTGGTGGGAACGTTGTTGTTTACTTCACCGCTGACGATCGCCAATGCGACCAGCGATGGGGCGACGGCCCAGATGATTGAGGCTTCGGGTGATTTTCTGACTTCCTTGCGAATCGCCCTCTATACCGGGACCTCCGCCGTCTGTGTGACGGGGTTGTCACTGGTGGATGTGGGCAAGTATTTTAATTTGTTTGGGCAAATTATCCTGATCTTGCTTGTGCAGATTGGGGGATTGGGCTACATGACGGCCACCACCGTGATCCTATTAGTGCTGCGCCGGCGCCTGAACCTGCGCGATAAAGTCGCGATCCAGCAGTCGTTAGATGCGACGGGATTGTCGGGCCTGTCGAATATTGTCCGATCGATTATTGCCACCACCTTGTTTTTCGAAATCACGGGGGCGATTTTCTTGTTTGGATTTTTCCTTGATCCGACGAATTTGCCGGCAGATGTCTCGAAGCTGCCGACTTTTATTCAAAATGGTGACTATACACCGCTGAAAGCGCTGTGGTTAGCGGTATTTCATAGTGTCAGCGCCTTTAACAACGCGGGCTTCAGTCTGTTTGCCGATAATTTGGGCAGTTTTACGCGATCGGGGCCAATTAGTTTGATCGTCACGCTGCTGTTTGTGTTTGGCGGCATTGGCTATCAGGCGATCATGGAGATGTTTATGTGGCTGAAGCATCATCTGTCGCAGCAGCCCGGTCGGTTTGCTTTTTCGCTCAATTTCAAAGTGGCGATGATGACAATGTTGGGGCTACTCAGCTTCGGTACGTTAGGGTTTTTGTTGATTGAATCGCAGAATCCCGCGACGATGTTGCCGCTGAATGGCGGGGAGCGCTTAGTCGCCGCTTGGTTTCAGTCGGCAACGACCCGGACGGCGGGATTTAACACGATCGACATTGGTAATATGACCACCACGGGCTTGTTCTTCACCCTCATGATGATGTTTATCGGGGCGAATCCAGGGAGTACGGGCGGTGGCATCAAAACCACCACGTTTTATGTGTTGTTGAAAACGACCTTGGCGGTATTAAAAGGCGAGGAACGGGTGCTGTCCTATCAACGTCGGATTCCGCCCGGGCTGATTTTTAAGGCGATCGCGGTGGTTGTGGGATCAGGCTTAATGGTCTTGCTCTCAACGGTGTTGCTGACGCTGACAGACGCAAAATTGGCCCAAGGTAATTTTGTCGGTGTTTTCTTTGAAGTGGTTTCAGCGTTTGCCACCGTGGGGTTATCGCAGATCGGTTCCTCCACATTTTCGCCCGCTGGGCAATTTGTGATTATCTGGACAATGTATGTTGGCCGGGTGGGCGTCTTGATGTTGATGGGGGCGATTTTGGGCGATCCCAAACCGAGCTTTGTCAAATATCCCGAAGAGAATATGTTGGTGGGCTAG
- a CDS encoding potassium channel family protein: MDLSSLGFFSSLKSGRQIKQFAVVGLGRFGRAVCETLHNQGYDVLGIDSDEERVSQALNDQIVGHARAIDSTNPCALEEAGLFEQDTVIVAIGNYIQESIITTLNLKEGGVPHLVAKASSETHSKLLKKVGADHVVFPEHDGGCSLARSLTKPGLLERFELDPEHSIVEVIVPESFDGKTIMDLQMRSRYGVNLIAHSKDGKFIVNPDPMTALQQGTAIVVVGANCDIEKLPI, translated from the coding sequence GTGGATCTTTCTTCTTTAGGCTTTTTCAGTAGTTTGAAATCGGGACGGCAGATTAAGCAGTTTGCTGTCGTTGGCCTCGGGCGCTTTGGCCGTGCCGTCTGTGAAACATTGCACAATCAAGGGTATGACGTCCTGGGGATTGACTCCGATGAAGAACGGGTTTCTCAGGCTCTGAACGATCAGATTGTGGGCCATGCGCGGGCGATCGACTCAACCAATCCCTGTGCCCTGGAAGAAGCCGGTTTATTCGAGCAAGATACGGTAATTGTGGCGATCGGCAACTATATCCAAGAAAGCATCATTACCACCCTCAATCTGAAAGAGGGAGGCGTGCCGCATTTAGTCGCTAAGGCATCTTCGGAAACCCACTCGAAGCTATTGAAGAAAGTCGGTGCTGATCATGTTGTCTTTCCCGAACATGACGGCGGTTGCAGTTTGGCCCGCTCCCTGACCAAGCCCGGCTTGCTAGAACGGTTTGAGCTAGACCCGGAGCACAGTATTGTCGAAGTGATTGTGCCCGAGAGTTTTGATGGCAAAACCATCATGGATCTGCAAATGCGATCGCGCTACGGGGTGAACCTGATTGCGCATAGCAAGGATGGCAAATTTATTGTCAATCCTGACCCCATGACAGCCTTGCAGCAAGGTACGGCGATTGTCGTTGTGGGAGCGAACTGTGATATTGAGAAATTACCGATCTAG
- a CDS encoding LOG family protein — MLSPTPEPTFDHIQTALMELWGVINRLSQIPPPQCDRYRVSIFGSARLQPTDALYIDVKNLAQTLTTMGCDIITGGGPGLMQAANEGSVLGDPTDQQQSIGVRIALDFEQSTNPFVEQLYTHETFFSRLHQFVLLSQAFIVVPGGIGTTLETMMIWQLLQVRKLDNVPLILVGDMWGDLVTWAKQSMVEQATPQLASPADMQIPICVATMDEAIAHIRQGQAEWNTTCKI, encoded by the coding sequence ATGCTCTCACCGACTCCCGAACCGACTTTTGACCATATTCAAACCGCACTGATGGAATTGTGGGGTGTCATCAATCGACTCAGTCAGATTCCCCCACCCCAATGTGATCGCTATCGGGTCAGCATCTTTGGCTCCGCCCGCCTCCAGCCCACCGATGCGCTCTATATCGATGTTAAAAATCTCGCTCAAACCTTAACCACAATGGGGTGCGACATTATTACCGGCGGTGGCCCCGGTCTGATGCAAGCCGCCAATGAAGGCAGCGTCCTCGGCGATCCAACCGACCAACAACAGTCGATCGGAGTCCGCATTGCCCTCGACTTTGAACAATCCACCAATCCCTTTGTAGAACAGCTGTATACCCACGAAACCTTTTTTTCACGGCTACATCAGTTTGTCCTGCTGTCCCAGGCGTTTATTGTCGTACCCGGCGGCATTGGCACAACCCTCGAAACCATGATGATTTGGCAGCTATTACAGGTGCGAAAGCTCGACAACGTGCCGCTCATTTTGGTCGGTGATATGTGGGGCGACCTCGTGACCTGGGCCAAACAATCCATGGTCGAACAAGCCACACCACAACTGGCCAGCCCGGCCGATATGCAAATCCCGATCTGCGTTGCCACCATGGATGAGGCGATCGCGCATATTCGCCAAGGGCAAGCCGAATGGAACACCACCTGCAAAATCTAG
- a CDS encoding EboA domain-containing protein: MDMLVDTAQLRLVLSTWLAENLPSESWQWLSQQVQAVEHSASDRTLFTTFSLITRRVGKADLCLNAAQFATAQTLCPGWEPQRWSVDQAARSWLLLHLPQADELQVKHRIEQLFTTSGLQELIALHQTLPLLPYPDRYRFWADEGVRSHMKGVFDAIVLRNAYPTQHFDQDAWNQMVLKTLFVESELQPIYGFDGRRNAQLARMAIDYVHERWAAKRRITPELWRLVAPYIDDLMLVDLKAGLAMDDLVQREAIGLCCVESQLPAAIALLAPYPGLVTRVAAIDWGDICARRSVVMSADPIAV, encoded by the coding sequence ATGGATATGCTGGTTGATACCGCTCAATTACGCCTAGTTCTGTCAACTTGGTTGGCGGAGAATCTGCCATCGGAGTCCTGGCAGTGGCTATCGCAGCAGGTGCAAGCCGTTGAACATAGCGCATCGGATCGAACCTTATTTACGACCTTTAGTCTAATTACGCGCCGGGTGGGTAAAGCGGATTTATGCCTGAACGCGGCGCAATTTGCGACGGCTCAAACTCTCTGTCCGGGTTGGGAGCCGCAACGCTGGAGCGTTGATCAGGCGGCACGATCGTGGTTATTGCTCCATTTGCCCCAAGCGGATGAACTGCAAGTCAAGCATCGGATTGAGCAGCTGTTTACGACATCGGGGTTGCAAGAGTTGATCGCCTTGCATCAGACTTTGCCGCTCTTGCCCTATCCCGATCGCTATCGCTTTTGGGCCGATGAAGGGGTGCGCAGTCATATGAAAGGTGTGTTTGACGCGATTGTTCTGCGTAATGCCTATCCCACCCAGCATTTTGATCAAGATGCTTGGAATCAGATGGTGTTGAAGACGCTATTTGTGGAAAGTGAGTTGCAGCCGATTTATGGCTTTGATGGGCGGCGCAATGCGCAGTTGGCGCGGATGGCGATCGACTACGTACATGAGCGATGGGCCGCAAAACGTCGGATTACACCAGAGTTGTGGCGTTTGGTCGCACCCTATATTGATGATCTGATGCTGGTGGATTTAAAGGCTGGTTTGGCTATGGATGATTTGGTGCAGCGAGAAGCGATCGGATTGTGCTGCGTTGAGTCGCAATTGCCAGCGGCGATTGCATTGTTGGCACCGTATCCCGGCTTGGTGACCCGAGTGGCGGCGATTGACTGGGGCGATATTTGTGCGCGGCGATCAGTCGTGATGTCGGCTGATCCCATCGCGGTGTAG
- a CDS encoding TatD family hydrolase: MTDFSNLPQVPMCIDPHIHMTARTTYDYLVMQQYGIVAIIEPSFWLGQPRTSAGSFRDYFNMLVGWERFRAAQFGIRHYCTISLNPKEANNPAVADEVIDLLPLYLCKEGVVAIGEIGYDSMTEVEDKYFRIQLEMAKEFDKLALIHTPHRNKKAGTLQSMAVCLEHGIDPRKVIVDHANEETVKDILDQGFWCAFSIYPQTKMGNERMVDLVKQYGSERIIVDSAADWGISDPLAVPKTMQLMIDRGISPAAAEAVCYGNALAAYGQSGEMCEADWLNPDPIDQRQLFDGNSVLRGQAPVIPALSPQDSLIIQ; this comes from the coding sequence ATGACTGACTTTAGTAATCTTCCCCAGGTGCCGATGTGCATTGACCCGCATATCCATATGACGGCGCGGACGACCTATGACTATCTCGTCATGCAGCAGTATGGCATTGTGGCGATTATTGAGCCGTCGTTTTGGTTGGGACAACCACGGACTAGTGCTGGTAGCTTCCGCGATTACTTCAATATGTTGGTTGGTTGGGAGCGCTTTCGGGCCGCCCAGTTTGGCATTCGACACTATTGCACAATTTCGCTGAACCCGAAAGAAGCCAATAATCCGGCCGTCGCGGATGAAGTGATTGACCTATTGCCACTGTACTTGTGCAAAGAAGGGGTGGTGGCAATTGGTGAGATTGGCTACGACTCAATGACGGAAGTGGAAGATAAGTACTTCCGCATCCAGCTAGAGATGGCGAAGGAATTCGATAAGCTCGCCTTGATTCATACGCCGCATCGGAATAAGAAGGCGGGCACGCTGCAAAGTATGGCGGTTTGTCTGGAGCATGGTATTGATCCCCGCAAAGTGATTGTGGACCACGCGAATGAAGAGACCGTCAAAGATATTCTCGATCAAGGTTTCTGGTGCGCGTTCTCGATTTATCCCCAGACCAAAATGGGGAACGAGCGCATGGTGGATTTGGTGAAGCAGTACGGTAGCGAACGCATTATTGTCGATAGCGCGGCGGACTGGGGCATTAGTGATCCCTTGGCAGTGCCAAAGACTATGCAGCTGATGATTGACCGGGGAATTAGCCCCGCTGCCGCCGAGGCGGTTTGTTATGGCAATGCCCTCGCGGCCTACGGTCAGAGTGGTGAAATGTGTGAGGCGGATTGGCTCAATCCTGACCCGATCGATCAGCGGCAGTTATTTGATGGGAACTCGGTACTGCGTGGCCAAGCGCCAGTCATTCCGGCGTTGTCGCCCCAGGATTCATTGATTATTCAGTAG
- the eboC gene encoding UbiA-like protein EboC (EboC, a homolog the polyprenyltransferase UbiA, belongs to system of proteins involved in the trafficking of precursor metabolites to an extracytoplasmic compartment so that the biosynthesis of certain natural products, such as scytonemin, can be completed.), which translates to MSLPHLPAMQATQQPPFHLRPYLQMLRPANIVTAWADILVGYGATGLVQTDPSQIWPTLSGIVPLLWLLLATTGLYGGGIVFNDVFDAELDAVERPERPIPSGRATLNYGIFLGTVLLLGAIVAAAQVSLLSAEIACVVAFSALTYDAIGKHHPVFGPLNMGLCRGGNWLLGMSVVPGAMLHHGVIVLVPIVYIAAITLMSRGEVDGGDRLASQIALGLLLTVAIGLMALTLLPDYIWLSMLPLGLIWLGLVLPAFIKATTSLTPDLIRQAVRTGVISLIALDAATVAGFSGWLYGGVVLALLPLSRWLASRFAVT; encoded by the coding sequence TTGTCTTTACCGCATTTACCCGCCATGCAAGCGACTCAGCAACCACCTTTTCATCTTCGGCCGTATCTGCAAATGCTGCGTCCGGCCAACATTGTCACGGCTTGGGCCGATATCCTGGTCGGGTATGGGGCCACAGGTTTGGTGCAAACCGATCCAAGCCAGATATGGCCAACTTTGAGTGGGATTGTGCCGCTGCTCTGGTTGCTCCTGGCGACGACGGGGCTATACGGTGGTGGGATTGTCTTTAACGATGTTTTCGATGCGGAGCTCGATGCGGTCGAACGGCCGGAACGGCCCATTCCGAGTGGACGAGCGACGTTGAATTACGGCATTTTTCTGGGTACGGTACTGCTGCTGGGGGCGATTGTGGCGGCGGCCCAAGTTTCGCTGCTAAGTGCTGAAATTGCCTGCGTGGTGGCGTTTAGTGCCTTGACCTATGACGCGATCGGTAAGCATCATCCCGTATTTGGCCCGCTGAATATGGGGCTGTGTCGTGGGGGCAATTGGCTATTGGGTATGAGTGTGGTGCCGGGGGCGATGCTGCATCACGGGGTGATTGTGTTGGTGCCGATCGTCTATATTGCGGCGATTACCCTGATGAGTCGAGGGGAGGTGGACGGTGGTGATCGCCTGGCCAGCCAGATCGCTTTGGGCCTACTGCTGACTGTGGCGATCGGCTTGATGGCACTGACGTTGCTGCCGGACTATATCTGGCTGAGTATGTTGCCGCTGGGCCTGATTTGGTTGGGGCTGGTGCTGCCTGCTTTTATCAAAGCGACGACCAGTCTGACCCCTGACTTGATTCGTCAAGCGGTGCGCACCGGAGTCATTAGTCTGATTGCTTTGGATGCAGCGACGGTGGCTGGATTTAGCGGTTGGCTGTACGGCGGTGTGGTGCTGGCGCTGCTGCCGCTGTCTCGCTGGTTGGCCAGTCGGTTTGCGGTGACCTAA
- a CDS encoding 3-dehydroquinate synthase, with protein MSQFTPSRPIPSPLTAPFSALQQSVTVTFDYQVHFTFNLFDCENDLLRDVLNPRSTAKIAVESVNGAPISDDAVNHEPVNCIVVVDGGLLTSMPDLVAQIQRYADHHRAAIRLKVAPLVIAGGEAIKNDPNQVQTVQQLIHAVGLCRHSYVVAIGGGALLDMAGYAAATAHRGIRLLRVPTTVLAQDDSGVGVKNGVNAFGKKNFLGTFSPPDAVINDAAFLLNLPQRDWIAGIAEAVKVALIKDAPFFDWICQHAAALVNRDLDVMQQLIYRSCQHHLTHIGTYGDPFEMGSSRPLDFGHWSAHRLEHLTHYRLRHGEAVAIGMALDSTYSFLIGELDKAGWNQILSLLDTLGFALTVPELTEFADVPMHPQSVFSGLHEFREHLGGELTLMLLRAIGQGFEVHQVDIELYQQAIRLLETIARPQTMLQEIAS; from the coding sequence ATGTCCCAATTCACGCCGAGTCGCCCAATTCCCTCACCCCTGACGGCACCCTTCAGTGCACTCCAGCAGTCAGTGACGGTGACGTTTGATTATCAGGTGCATTTCACGTTCAATTTGTTTGACTGTGAGAATGACTTGCTCCGCGATGTGCTGAATCCGCGATCGACGGCAAAAATTGCGGTTGAATCCGTTAACGGCGCACCCATTAGCGACGATGCAGTGAATCACGAACCCGTTAACTGCATCGTGGTGGTGGACGGGGGCCTGCTCACATCGATGCCAGATTTAGTCGCGCAAATTCAGCGTTATGCCGATCACCACAGGGCGGCGATACGGCTCAAAGTTGCGCCCTTGGTGATTGCGGGTGGAGAAGCAATTAAAAACGATCCCAACCAAGTCCAGACGGTACAGCAGTTGATTCATGCTGTGGGGCTTTGTCGCCATTCCTATGTGGTGGCGATCGGCGGCGGTGCCTTACTGGATATGGCCGGCTATGCGGCGGCGACGGCGCACCGGGGGATTCGCTTATTGCGTGTGCCGACAACGGTGCTCGCCCAAGATGACTCCGGGGTCGGGGTGAAAAATGGCGTGAATGCCTTTGGCAAGAAGAACTTTCTGGGGACGTTTAGCCCGCCGGATGCGGTCATTAATGATGCCGCATTTTTGCTCAATCTGCCGCAGCGTGATTGGATCGCGGGGATTGCTGAAGCGGTGAAAGTCGCGCTGATTAAAGACGCACCGTTTTTTGATTGGATTTGTCAGCATGCCGCGGCGTTGGTCAATCGCGACTTGGATGTGATGCAGCAGTTAATCTATCGCTCTTGTCAACATCACTTAACGCATATTGGTACCTATGGCGATCCGTTTGAAATGGGCTCCTCACGGCCGTTGGATTTTGGGCATTGGTCGGCTCATCGGTTGGAGCATTTAACCCACTACCGGTTGCGTCATGGTGAGGCGGTGGCGATCGGCATGGCCCTCGATAGTACCTATTCCTTCCTGATTGGAGAGTTAGATAAAGCAGGCTGGAATCAAATCCTGAGCCTCTTAGATACCTTGGGCTTTGCCCTCACGGTACCAGAACTGACGGAATTTGCGGATGTCCCGATGCACCCCCAGTCCGTATTCTCTGGTCTGCATGAGTTTCGCGAACATCTGGGGGGAGAACTGACTCTGATGTTGTTGCGGGCGATCGGCCAAGGCTTTGAGGTGCATCAGGTGGATATTGAGTTATACCAGCAGGCGATTCGGTTACTCGAAACGATCGCCCGACCACAGACAATGCTGCAGGAGATTGCGTCATGA